GGCCTTCAACCTCTTCGGTGACGGGCTGCGCGATATCCTGGACCCGCGCCATGGTTGAGCCCCTGCTGCGCCTGCGCGACCTGCGCGTCTCCTTCCCCTCCTCCAACGGCCCGGTAGAGGCGGTGCGCGGCGTCTCCTTCGATATCGGGCGGGAGAAAGTCGGCATCGTCGGCGAGAGCGGCTCCGGCAAATCCATGACCGGCCGCGCACTGCTGCGCCTGTCCCCCCGCGCCGCGACGGTGCGGGCGGCGGAGATGCGCCTCGGCGATATCGACCTGATGGCGGCTTCCGAGCGCAAGCTGCGCACCATCCGCGGCGGCCGTATCTCGATGATCCTGCAGGACCCGAAATACTCGCTGAACCCGTTGATGCGCGTCGGCGCGCAGATCACGGAATCCTGCCGGCTGCACCAGAACGTCTCCAGGCGCGCGGCGCGGGACAAGGCCATGGCGATGCTGGAGGCCGTGCATATCCGCGACCCCGCCCGCGTCTATGACCTCTTCCCGCACGAGGTTTCCGGCGGGATGGGCCAGCGCATCATGATCGCCATGATGCTGGTGACGGAACCCGACCTGATCGTGGCGGATGAGCCGACCTCGGCGCTGGACGTGACGGTGCGGCGCCAGGTGCTCTCGGTGCTGGATGAACTGGTGACGCGGCGCGGCGCCGGCCTTGTCTTCATCAGCCATGACCTCAACCTCGTCGCCGAGTTCTGCGACCGGGTGCTGGTGATGTATGCGGGGCGCGTGGTGGAGGAGCTGTACGCCTCCGCGCTGCACGAGGCGCGGCACCCCTATACCCAGGCGCTGCTGCGCAGCCTGCCGCGGCTGGAGGAACCGGCGGAGCTTCTCGCCGTGCCGACACGCGATCCATCCTGGCGTGACGGACCCACCTACCGCTTCGGGGAGCTGGCGGCATGAGCGGCATTACTCCCGCCATCGAGGCGGTGAACCTCAATATCAGCTTCGGCCACGGCGCGCGTACCACCCGCGCGGTGCGCGATGTCTCCTTCCGGGTAGGACAGGGCGAGGCTTTCGGGCTGATCGGTGAATCCGGTTCCGGCAAGTCCACGGTGCTGCGGGCTCTTTCCGGCCTCAACGAGCAGTATGAGGGCGCGCTGCTGCTGCATGGCCAGGAATTGCCGCATCGGCGCGACAAGCCCTTCTTCCGCCGCACGCAGATGGTGTTCCAGGACCCTTATGGTTCCCTGCATCCGCGCAAGATGGTCAACAAGGTGCTGCTGGAGCCATTGACCATCCATGGCCTGGACCGCCCGCAGCAGCGGGTGGACGAGGCGCTGACGGCGGTGGGGCTCGGCCCCGCCTTCCGCTACCGCTATCCGCATGAGCTCTCCGGCGGCCAGCGCCAGCGCGTCGCCATTGCCCGCTGCCTGATCCTGGAGCCCAAGATCCTGCTGCTGGATGAGCCGACCAGCGCGCTCGACGTCTCGGTGCAGGCGGAGATCCTGAACCTGCTCGCGCGGCTGCGGCAGGAGAGGAACCTGACCTACATCATGGTCAGCCATGACCTCGCGGTGGTGGCGCATCTCTGCGGCCGTGTCGCGATCATGAGCCAGGGTGAGATCGTCGAGGAACTCTCCGTCGCGGATCTGCGCGCCGGACGCGCCGAGCACCCCTATAGCCAGACCCTGCTGGCGGCCAGCCGCAGCCAGCGCCCCGCCGCCTGACCCCGCCCGCAGACAGATGAGTCCGATGAGCGAAACCGAGACCCGCCTTGACGCCCTGCTGGCCGCGCCCGCGGCCAGCGGACCTTCCTACGCGGCCGATGGGCGGCTGTATTTCCTCTGCGATGCCGGTGGCTCGGCCCAGGTCTGGGAGCTTCCGGCCGATGGCGGCGCGGCGCGGCCCCGGAGCGAGCACCGGGATGCCGTTTCCTTCGTCGCTGGCAGCCCCGTGGATGGCGGCGCCGTCTTCGGCCGCGACCACGCGGGCGACGAGCGCATCCAGTTCTACCACCTGCCGCCGGAGGGCGCGCCCCGGGCCCTGACGGCGGACCCCGCGACCATCCATGCCTGGGGCGCCTTCTCCCCGGACGGGACGCGGCTGGCCTGCACCGCCAATGGCCGCGACCCCGCCCATGCCGATCCCTGCGTGATCGACATCGCCACGGGCGCCGTCACCCGGCTGCTGGAGGTGGAAGGCCCGCATGAGCTGCCCGGCTGGTATCCGGATGGCAGCGCCGTCATCCTCTCCACCGCCCCCCGCACCTTCGAGAGCAGCCTGATCGGTGTCGATGCCGCCACGGGCGCGGCGACGGACCTCACGCCGCATGAGGGCGACCGGCGGCACATGAACTCGCGCTGGCGACGGGACGGCCAGGGCTTCTGGCTGCTCTGCGACCAGGGCTCGGACTTCCTGGGGGTCGCCTTCCTGGAGCCGGGCGGCGCGCTGCGCTTCCTCTTCGCGCCGGATGCCGATGTGGAGAAGCTGGAGGTCTCGCCCGACCAGTCCCGCCTCGCCGTGGTGGTGAACGAGGCCGGCTATTCTCGCCTGTATCTGCTGGATGCCGGGACGGGCGCCGTGCTGGCGGCCCCTGAGCATCCCCGCGGCGTCATCACGAAGCTGAGCTGGCGGCCGGATGGCTCCGGCCTGGCCTTCGACCTGGCCTGCCCGACGCGCCCTTCGACCCTCTGGCACTACCAGACCGGGGCGGAAGCGGCGGAACTGCTCTTCGCGGCCAGCGAGGCCCCGGCGGCGGTGCGGGACTGGCAGCTCATCTCCTTCCCCACCTTCGACGGGCGGGACCTGCCGGGCTTCCTGGCCCTGCCGGAAGGCGCGCCGCCGGCCGGTGGCTGGCCGGTACTGGTCTGGGTGCATGGCGGCCCGGCCATGCAGGCACTGCCCAACTGGCGGCCGGACCTGCAGACGGTCCTCTCCCTCGGCATCGCCGTGCTGGTGCCGAATGTCCGTGGCTCCACCGGCTATGGCCGCGACTATGCCGCGCTGGACGACCGCGAACTGCGGCTGGACAGCGTGCGCGACCTGGCGGCGGCACATGCCTGGCTGGGCGCGCAGGAGCGCTTCGACGCACGGCGCATCGCCATCATGGGCCAGAGCTATGGCGGCTGGATGGTGCTGGCCGCCGTGACCGAATACCCCGAGCTCTGGGCCGCCGGCATCGACTATTACGGCATCGCCCGCTGGAAGACCTTCTTCGAGCGCACGGGGCCCTGGCGCGTCGGCCACCGCGCCGCCGAATACGGCGACCCCCTGCGGGATGCCGAGCTGCTGGAGCGGCTCTCGCCGCTGCACAAGGCCAATGACATCCGGTGCCCGATGCTGGTGGCGCAGGGGCTGACCGACCCGCGCGTGCCGCCCCATGAAAGCGAGCAGATCGTCGAGGCGCTGCGGAACCGGAACGTGCCCGTGGAATACCTGACCTTCCCCGACGAAGGACACGGCTTCCTCAAGCGCGACAACCGCCGCCGGGTTTTTCTTGGTGTCGCCAGTTTCCTGGCGCAGCATCTCAGGCCGGAAGGCGCGACGTAACGCGCTATCAGGAGGACGATCATGGCCCAGCCCCGACACCAACGGCTGCCCGCGCCAAGGCGCGCGGGCCTCGTCGCCTCGGCTCTGGTGGCGGTGCTGCTGGCCTCCGGCATGGCGCGGGGCGCGACCCCCGGCAATGCGCTGGTGATGGCCTGGAACATCGACGCGATCAGCACCTTCGACCCTGCCCAGATCGCCGAGGTCGTGACCAACGAGATCTTCTCCAATACCTGCGACAGCCTTGCCGCCTTCGATCCGGCGGACGAGAAGAAGGTCATCCCCGCTCTCGCTGAGAGCTGGGATGTCTCGCCGGACGGGCTGAAGATCACCTTCCATCTGCGCGACAGGCTGCGCTTCCCCTCGGGGGAGGCCGCGACGGCGCGGGACCTGGCCTGGTCGATGCAGCGTGTCGTGAGGCTTGGCTTCGGCAATGCGGCGACGCTGACGGATTACGGCTTCACCAAGGAGAATGTGGAGCAGATGATCACCGCGCCGGACGACCGGACGCTGGTGATGAAGCTGGACAAGCCTTACCCGATCGGGCTGATCCTGCAGGCCGTCGCCGCCAACCGCGTCACGGCGCTGCTGGACCGCAAGACCATCATGGCCCATGAGGCCAATGGCGATCTCGGCAATAAATACCTGGCCACGCATACGGAATGCGTCGGCCCCTACCGCCTGCGCCAGTGGAATTCGGGCGATGTCGTGGTGCTGGAGGCCAACAGGGATTACTGGGGCCCGGCACCGAAGCTGCCCCGCGTCATCATCCGCCACGTCGCCGAGGCCGGCACCCAGCGCCTGCTGCTGGAGAAGGGCGATGTCGACATCGCCCGCAACCTGACGCCGGAGGATCTGCGCACGCTGGAGGATGCCAAGGGCATCACCCTGGCCCGCACGCGCAGGCCCACCATGTTCTACTGGGGCTTCAACAGCGCCGACCCGATCTTCGCCAGTGAGAAGGTGCGGCTGGCGATGCGCTATCTGGTGGATTACGACGCGCTGCAGAAGACCGTGATGGCCTATGACGGCGTGGCGCGCGCCAGCTTCGTGCCGCTCGGCTCCTTCGGCGCGCTGGACGAGAAGGAAGGCCAGCCCTTCAAGCTGGACACCAGCCGCGCGAAGCAGCTCCTGGCTGAGGCCGGCTACCCCGATGGGTTCGAAGCCTCGGTGATCATCGGCAGCAGCCCTTATGCCGCGCCCATCGCGCAGCACATCCAGGCCAATGCGGCCAAGGTGGGCGTGCGGCTCAGGCTGGAGCAGATGGCCAACGCGCAGCTCTTCGCCCGTCATCGCGGCCGGGAGTTCCAGAGCGCCATGCTGGGCTGGGGCGCCGGCATGCCGGATGCCCACGCGAACGCCTCACGCTTGATCTACAACCCCGACAACCGCCTTGAGGCCAAGCTGACGCAATTCCCTTCCTGGCGCGCCGCCTTCATGGATGAGGCCGCCAACAAGGTGGTGGAAGACGCGGTGATGGAGCGGGACGAGAGCCGGCGCGCGGCGATGTATGAGCAGTTGCAGCGCGACATGATGCAGCGGGGACCGGCGGTCTTCCTGTTCCAGACCATCTATGTCGCGGGGGTCCGCGACACCGTGCGGGACTGGACCTGGAACGGCTTCCAGACCTACTACGACCGCGCGGCCAAGAACTGACACGCGCTGTGCTCCGCTCCGGGCGCCGCAGCCAGGGTGCCCGGCCGGATGTCAGCCTGCCATGGTGATGGCCCTGATCCGGGTGGTCAGGGCTTCCATGGAGAATGGCTTGGTCAGCACATGCATGCCCTGCTCCAGGCGGTCGCTGCCGATCAGGGCATTCTCCGCATAGCCGGTGATGAAGAGGATTCTCAGGTCTGGCTGCTCGACCCGGGCGGCATCCGCCAGGTGCCGGCCGTTCATGCCGCCGGGCATGCCGACATCGGTGACCAGCAGGTCCACCCGTCCACTGGCCCGCAGCGCCCGCAGCCCCGAAGGCCCGTCATGGGCTTCCAGCGTGTGGTAGCCGAGATCCGCCAGGACTTCCGCGACCAGCATCCGCACCGCGGGCTCGTCATCGACCACCAGCACCGAGCCCCGCGCGGCGACATCCTCCCGGATGCGCGCGCCATCCCCGCCCAGCGCCGCATCCACCGTGCCGTGGTAGCGGGGCAGTTGCAGCGTGACCCGGGTGCCACGTTCCGGCCGGCTGTCGATCCGGATATGGCCGCCGGACTGCTGGATGAATCCATAGATCATCGAGAGGCCGAGCCCGGTGCCCTGGCCCAGCGGCTTGGTGGTGAAGAAGGGATCGAAGGCGCGGGCGATCACCTCGGGCGACATGCCCGTGCCGGTGTCGCTCACGCAGAGGGTGGCGTAATCGCCCGGGCCATTCTCATGGGACGCCCCGGTATCGGCAGAGGTAAGCGAGGCATGTCCCGTCCCGATCACCAGCCGCCCGCCGGCGGGCATGGCGTCGCGCGCATTGATGCAGAGGTTGAGCAGCGCATTCTCAAGCTGATGCGGGTCGCAGAGCGTTGGCCACAACGCGTCATGCAGATCCGTCACGATCTCGATCTCCGGCCCGATTGTGCTGCGGATCAGCTCGATCATGCCGTGGATCAGGTGGTTCAGGTCGGTCGGCTTCGGCTCAAGCGTCTGCCGCCGTGAGAATGCCAGCAATCGGTGCGTGAGGGCGGCCGCGCGCTCGGCACCCATCCGCGCCATGCCGATATACCGGTCGAGCTGCTCGGTCCGGCCCTGCGCCAGCCGGATCTGCAACAGGTCAAGGCTGCCGATGACGCCAGCCAGCATGTTGTTGAAGTCATGCGCGAGCCCGCCGGTGAGTTGCCCGACCGCTTCCATCTTCTGGGACTGGGCGAGGGCGGTGGCAATCCGGTGCCGCTCCTCCTCGGCCGCCTTCAGGGCGGCGGTGCGCTCCTGCACCCGGGCGTCCAGCAGTGTGGCAACGCGCTCGGCGGCGCCAACCCGTTCGGCGAGATACTCCCGCACCTGGCGTTGCCGCTGGCGGGCCCGCAGCGCGGTCCTGACGGCGCTGATCAGGCTCATGGCGTTCAGCGGGCGTTCCAGGAACAGCAGATTGCCGAGCCTGTCGGGCAGCTTCATCTCAGCCAGCTTCCGCCGCGCCGCGATGCCCGTCCGGGTCAGGATGATGAAGGGCAGGTCGGACCAGGGCGGCTGTTCCGCGATGCGGCGCGTCAGCTTCGTCAGATCCGCCCGGAACAGCGCCTCGTCCGCCATCAGCACCAGCCCCGCCCGGTCGTCCAGTGCGTCCTGCAGGCTGCCGAGGCTGGGATGGATGATGCTGTCGATCCCCTCGTCACCCAGCAGCCGGGCCGCGCCCCCGGCGTCCCGGCCGGTGGGCGTCAGGATCAGGACGGGGCCGGGATGTGGTGCCCGGAGCTGGTCAGGCACTCTGTGGACGCTCCTCCAGCAATGGCTCGGTCTGGCCGGCATAGCTTGGCGTGCCGGTCAGCACGCCATGAAAACCGGTCAGCGGCGCACCGATACGCAGACCGTTCTCGTCGATCCGCAACTCGCGGATGGAATCCTCGTGGCTGCCGCCGCGGTTCTTCAGCACCGAGAGCGCCTTCCGCACGCGCCCGCCGGCCTCGAAGAAGCGCACGAGCAGGACCGCATCGGCGATGTAACTGACATGAAGCGCACCGGTCATCGTGCCGATCATCCCGGGCTGGGAATTGATCAGCAGAGTCGCGACGCCCTGCTGGTTCAGATAAGAGAGGATCTCGTGCATTTGCAGCACGAGGTGCTTCTCCTGCGGCATGGCGGCTTCGTAACCGCTGAGGGAATCGATCACGATCAGCCGGGCCCCCATCACCTCCACCTCGTGCCGGATCATCCCCGAGAACTCACCGGGGGCGATTTCGGCCGGGTCGATCTGCCGCACCAGCAGAAGCCCCTGGTCGATATAGAGTTGCAGGTCCATGCCCTGGCGGGCGGCACGGGACAGCAGGGTGCCGATCCGCTCGTCGAACTCGAAGATCACGCTACGCTCGCCCCGGGCGCAGGCCGCCGCCACGTATTGCAGGGCCAGGGTGGTCTTGCCCGTGCCGGCCGGGCCATTGACCAGGGTGCAGGTGCCGCGCAGCGGACCGCCGCCGAGCAGCGCGTCCAGTTCGGGCAGCCCGCTGGGCAGGGGTTCGCCGGAGAAGGGCTTGTGGTGCTCGGCGGCGACCAGCCGGGGGAAGACCTCCAGCCCGCCATGCCGGATGGCCATGTCGTGGTAGCCGGCGCTGAAGGGGGCGCCACGCATCTTCTGGACCTGCAGCCGGCGCCGTGCCGCGCCGAATTCGAGCGTCAGCCGCTCCAGGGTGATGACGCCGTGGGAGATGCTGTGCAGTTGCAGATCCTGCTGGCCGCTGCCGCCGGTCAGGTCGTCGAGCAGCAGGACGGTCGTCTTGCGCCCGACGAAGAACTGCTTAAGGGACAGGATCTGGCGGCGGTAGCGCAGCGGGTCCTGCGCCAGCAGCCGCATCTCGGACAGGCTGTCGAAGACCACCCGGGTCGGCTTCACCCGTTCGATCTCATCGATGATCCGCTTGACCGTCTCCCCGAGCTCGACCTCCCAGGGGTGCAGCAGCGTCATCTCGCGGTCGGCGTTGAAGGCGACCTCGGCGGAGGCGAGTTCGAAGACGTTGATGCCATCGAGCGTCATGCCATGCGAGGCAACGACGGCGGACAGTTCTTCCTGGGTCTCGGAAAGGGTGATGTAGAGGCAGGGCTCCCCGGCCATCCGGGCGGCCTGCAGGAATTGCAGGGCGAGGGTGGTCTTGCCGGAACCTGGCGTGCCCTCGACCAGATAGAGCCGGTTGGGCGTCAGGCCACCGCCCAGGACATGATCAAGGCCGGAAATGCCCGTGGTGATGCGGGCAGGGCCAGGAGCCGCCGGCCCGGCCTGGTCTCGGGAAGTGCCTGCCATGACGTCTCCTGGTGATCGCGAGGGCTGCCGAGCAACCAGGATAGACAGGCGCCCGGCAGCCTCTCTAGCAGGTTGGAGGGGATTTGAAATCCTCGGCCATGCCCCGTGCCCCCCGGCCATCTTGCCAGGGCTGCGCTGCATGAAGCTTGATCTTAGCCTTCCCGGAGAGATCGCACGGGGGGAGGAATCAGCCCGCCAGCGCCTGCTCCAGATCGGCGATCAGATCCGCCGGGTCCTCCAGTCCAACCGAGAAGCGGAAGGTGCCGCTGCCTGTCCAGGCGCGGTAGGCTTCGGCCTGCGCGCCTTCCAGGTGGAAGGAGGAGCGCAGGATCTCCTCCGCCGGGATGTGGAAGAGCAGGCTCTGGGTCTTGCCGAGGGATACGGCGTAGGACACCACCCTGAGCTTCGCGGCAAGCTGCCGGGCCAGGGCCTTGTCATCCCCGGCGGTGAAGCTGACCATGCCGGAGAAGTTCCGCATCTGCCGCCGCGCCAGCTCGTGCTGCGGGTGGCTCTCCAGCCCGGGCCAGTAGACCCGGGCGATGCGCGGATGGCCTTCCAGATACCGGGCCACGGCGCGGGCATTGCTTTCATGCAGCGCCATGCGCGCGGGCAGGGTCTCCAGCCCGCGCAGGATCAGCCAGGCGGCGAAGGGGCTGATGGCGCCGCCGAGATGGATGAGTGCCTCCTTCCGCAGCGCGCCGATGGCTCCCGCCCGGCCGATGACGGCGCCGCCCAGGGCGTCGCCATGGCCGCAGGCATATTTCGTCAGGGAATGGATGACCCAGTCCGCACCCAGCGCCAGCGGGCGGGTTGCGATGGGGGTCGCCATGGTGGAATCGACCGAAAGCTCCGCCCCGTGCCGGTGCGCCAGCTCCGCCAGGGCGGCGATGTCGGACAGGCGCAGGATCGGGTTGGCCGGCGTCTCCACATGCAGCAGCCGCGTCTCCGGCCGGATGGCGGCGGCCACGGCGCCGAGGTCGGACATATCGACCGCCGTCACCGCCACGCCGAAGCGGGCCAGCGTCTCCTGCGCGAATTCGGCGATGCCGGCGTAGCAGACGTCGCTGACCAGCAGGTGTTCGCCTGGTGAAAGGCGGTGCAGCATCAGCCCGGTGGCGGCGGCCATGCCGCTGGCGAAGGCCACCGCCGCTTCGCCGCCTTCCAGCACCGCCAGCCGCTGCTCCAGCAGACTGATCGTCGGGTTGCCCCAGCGGGTATAGAAGGGCGGCGCCTCCGCCCCCAGTTCGGCCGCCGAGAAGCCGATGGCATCGGGGTCGGCGTGGAAGCTGGTGGCCGCGACCAGGGAAGGGGTCAGCGGCGTGCCCGGCTCACGCGCGGGGGCGGCGGCATGAATGGCCTGGGTTGCGGTTCGCATGGGGTCTCCTGCCGTTCCATGGTCCTGGGACTTCGATGGGTCAGCGGGCGGGCCGGCGCAAGAGGGGGAGAGGTCGGTGCGCGCGAGGCCGGATCTTCGTGCCTGAAGGGGCACCGGAGCCTGCCCATGCCGCAGTGCCACGCAGATTTGCGCGGCCTGCGGGCAGTCTCCGCCGGGTTGCGCTGCCCTCCGCCGGGTGCGGTGCGGTATGCTCAAGGCGGCGTGTGGCTTCGGCTCTGTTCCGGAGGATCTGACGCCAAAGGAGGCCAGGATGACTCAAATCATGGCGTCTCGCCGCCAGGTCTTGGGCGCCGTCATGGGCGGCGCCGTCTGGCTGGCGGGGCAGGGCGCCCACGCGCAGGGCACGGTCCAGCTGCTGAATGTCTCCTATGACCCGACGCGGGAGTTCTACCGCGCCTTCAATGCCGCCTTCGCCGCCCAGTGGAAGGCCCGCACGGGGCAGGCGGTGCGCGCCAATGCCTCCCATGGCGGCTCCGGCCGGCAGGCGCGGTCGGTGATCGACGGGCTGCAGGCCGATGTGGTGACGCTGGCCCTGGCCTATGACATCGACGCCATCGCCAAGGCCGGGCTGATGGCCGCCGACTGGCAGAGCCGCCTGCCGCAGAACAGCGCGCCCTATACCAGCACCATCGTCTTCCTGGTGCGGAAGGGGAACCCGAAGGGGCTGCGGGACTGGGGCGACCTGGTGAAGCCCGGCGTTTCCGTCATCACGCCCAATCCCAAGACCTCGGGCGGCGCGCGCTGGAGCTACCTGGCAGGATGGGCCTGGGCCCTGCGCCAGCCCGGCGGGTCGCCGGAGGCGGCGCAGGCCTATCTGACGCAGCTGTTCCGCAACGTTCCGGTGCTGGATACCGGGGCGCGCGGCTCCACCACCACCTTCGTGCAGCGCGCCCAGGGCGATGTGCTGCTGGCCTGGGAGAACGAGGCCCATCTGGCCTTCGCGGAGTTCGGCGCGGACAAGTTCGACATCGTCTATCCCTCCCTCTCCATCCTGGCCGAGCCGCCGGTGGCGGTGGTGGACCGCAACGTGGACCGGCGTGGCACCCGTGCGGTGGCGGAGGCCTATCTCCAGACCCTCTATGAGCCGGAAGGCCAGGCGCTGGCGGCGAGGCATTTCTACCGCCCGCGCGATGTCGCCGCCCTGGCCGCCGCCGGAGACCGCTTCCCGCCCCTGGAAATGGTAACCATCGACGACCCGGTCTTCGGCGGCTGGGCCAGGGCGCAGGCGATGCATTTCGATGATGGCGGCCTTTTCGACCGGATCTACCAGCCCGGACGATGAGCATCGCCCCCAGGCGGCACCAGCGGGACGCTCTGCCAGGCTTCTACCTCAGCCTCGGCGTGACCCTGCTCTGGCTCGGCGGCATCGTGCTGGTGCCACTGCTGGCGCTGCTGCTGCGGCCGCTGGAACTCGGGCCGCTCGGCTTCTGGAACTCCATCACCGAGCCGCGCGTGCTGGCGGCGCTGCGGCTCTCCTTCCTGGGTGCGCTGGCGGCCTCGCTGGTGAACCTGCCGCTGGGGCTGCTCGTGGCCTGGGTGCTGGTGCGCTACCGCTTCCCCGGCCGGAAGCTGCTGGACAGCATGGTGGACCTGCCCTTCGCCCTGCCGACCGCGGTCGCCGGGTTGGCGCTGACCGCGATCTACGCGCCCAATGGCTGGCTCGGCGCGCCGCTGGCTGCGCTGGGCATCAAGGTCGCCTATACGCCGCTGGGCGTCGGGCTCGCCATGGCCTTCGTCGGCCTGCCCTTCATCGTCCGCACGGTGGAGCCGGTGCTGCGCGACATGCCGCCCGAAGGCGAGGAGGCCGCCGCCACCCTGGGCGCCACCCGGGCGCAGACGCTCTGGCGGGTGGTGCTGCCCGCCCTGGCGCCAGCCCTGCTGGCCGGCTTCGCCATGGCCTCGGCCCGTGCGATCGGTGAATATGGCAGCGTCATCTTTATCGCCGGCAACATGCCGATGATCAGCGAGATCGCGCCGCTGCTGATCGTGGTGCGGCTGGAGCAGTTCGACTATGCCGGCGCGGCGGCGGTGGGCATCGCGATGCTGGCGCTGTCCTTCCTGCTGCTGCTGGCGCTGAACCTGGCGAACCGCCTGTGGCGCCGCGCGTGACGCCGCCTGCCTCCGAGCCCGCCTGGATGCGCCTGCTGCTGATCGCGCTGGCGGTGCTGCTGCTGGGCGTCTTCCTGCTGCTGCCGCTGGCCGCCGTCTTCACCGAGGCGCTGCGGCGTGGCTGGGTGCCGGTCTGGCAGACGCTCAGCGACCCCGATGCCATCGCCTCCATCCGCCTGACGCTGCTGGTGGCCGCCATCGCGGTGCCCGTGAATACCCTGGGCGGGCTGGCGGCGGCCTGGTGCATCGCCAAATTCCGCTTCCCCGGGCGGGCGCTGCTGCTGGCGCTGATCGAACTGCCCTTCTCCGTCTCGCCCGTCATTTCGGGGCTGGTCTGGGTGTTGCTCTTCGGCGCGCATGGCTGGCTTGGCCCCTGGCTGCAGGCGCATGACATCCAGATCGTTTTCGCCGTGCCGGGACTGGTGCTGGCGACGATCTTCGTCACCTTTCCCTTTGTGGCCCGCACGCTGATCCCGCTGATGCAGGAGCAGGGCCGTGCCTCAGAGGAAGCGGCGGCCACGCTGGGCGCCTCCGGCTGGCAGACCTTCCGCCGCGTCACCCTGCCGGAGATCCGCTGGGGCCTGCTCTCCGGCGTGCTGCTCTGCAATGCGCGCGCCATGGGGGAATTCGGCGCGGTCTCCGTCGTCTCCGGCCATATCAGGGGCGAGACGAACACGATGCCGCTGCATGTCGAGATTCTCTACAACGAATACCAGTTCGTCGGCGCTTTCACGATGGCTTCCGTGCTGGCGCTGCTGGCCCTGGTCACGCTGGGCGCCAAGACGCTGCTGGAGCGGGGAGAGGGCGGCGGCAGGAGCATTATCGCATGAGCGTGACCATCCGCCGCCTGGTGCGCCGCTTCGGCCCGATGGCCGCCCTGCGGGAGGTGGATCTGGCGACCCGGCCGGGTGAGTTCGTGGCGCTGCTCGGCCCCTCCGGTTCCGGCAAGACGACGCTGCTGCGCCTCCTGGCCGGGCTGGATTTCCCCGATGCCGGCGGGATCGAGATCGGCGGACAGGATGTGGCGCAGGTGCCGGCACGGGCGCGCGGTATCGGCTTCGTCTTCCAGAACTACGCGCTGTTCCGCCACATGACGGTCTTCGAGAATGTTGCCTTCGGCCTGCGCGTGCGCCCCCGCGCCACCCGCCCGCGGGCAGGTGAGATTGCCCAACGCGTGCGGCAGCTGCTGGAACGGATGCAAATCCCCGAGCTGGAGAAGCGCATGCCGGACCAGATTTCCGGCGGTCAGCGCCAGCGCGTGGCGCTGGCACGCGCCCTGGCCATCGAGCCGCGGC
This genomic window from Roseomonas marmotae contains:
- a CDS encoding ABC transporter ATP-binding protein; its protein translation is MVEPLLRLRDLRVSFPSSNGPVEAVRGVSFDIGREKVGIVGESGSGKSMTGRALLRLSPRAATVRAAEMRLGDIDLMAASERKLRTIRGGRISMILQDPKYSLNPLMRVGAQITESCRLHQNVSRRAARDKAMAMLEAVHIRDPARVYDLFPHEVSGGMGQRIMIAMMLVTEPDLIVADEPTSALDVTVRRQVLSVLDELVTRRGAGLVFISHDLNLVAEFCDRVLVMYAGRVVEELYASALHEARHPYTQALLRSLPRLEEPAELLAVPTRDPSWRDGPTYRFGELAA
- a CDS encoding ATP-binding protein, with the translated sequence MPDQLRAPHPGPVLILTPTGRDAGGAARLLGDEGIDSIIHPSLGSLQDALDDRAGLVLMADEALFRADLTKLTRRIAEQPPWSDLPFIILTRTGIAARRKLAEMKLPDRLGNLLFLERPLNAMSLISAVRTALRARQRQRQVREYLAERVGAAERVATLLDARVQERTAALKAAEEERHRIATALAQSQKMEAVGQLTGGLAHDFNNMLAGVIGSLDLLQIRLAQGRTEQLDRYIGMARMGAERAAALTHRLLAFSRRQTLEPKPTDLNHLIHGMIELIRSTIGPEIEIVTDLHDALWPTLCDPHQLENALLNLCINARDAMPAGGRLVIGTGHASLTSADTGASHENGPGDYATLCVSDTGTGMSPEVIARAFDPFFTTKPLGQGTGLGLSMIYGFIQQSGGHIRIDSRPERGTRVTLQLPRYHGTVDAALGGDGARIREDVAARGSVLVVDDEPAVRMLVAEVLADLGYHTLEAHDGPSGLRALRASGRVDLLVTDVGMPGGMNGRHLADAARVEQPDLRILFITGYAENALIGSDRLEQGMHVLTKPFSMEALTTRIRAITMAG
- a CDS encoding S9 family peptidase translates to MSETETRLDALLAAPAASGPSYAADGRLYFLCDAGGSAQVWELPADGGAARPRSEHRDAVSFVAGSPVDGGAVFGRDHAGDERIQFYHLPPEGAPRALTADPATIHAWGAFSPDGTRLACTANGRDPAHADPCVIDIATGAVTRLLEVEGPHELPGWYPDGSAVILSTAPRTFESSLIGVDAATGAATDLTPHEGDRRHMNSRWRRDGQGFWLLCDQGSDFLGVAFLEPGGALRFLFAPDADVEKLEVSPDQSRLAVVVNEAGYSRLYLLDAGTGAVLAAPEHPRGVITKLSWRPDGSGLAFDLACPTRPSTLWHYQTGAEAAELLFAASEAPAAVRDWQLISFPTFDGRDLPGFLALPEGAPPAGGWPVLVWVHGGPAMQALPNWRPDLQTVLSLGIAVLVPNVRGSTGYGRDYAALDDRELRLDSVRDLAAAHAWLGAQERFDARRIAIMGQSYGGWMVLAAVTEYPELWAAGIDYYGIARWKTFFERTGPWRVGHRAAEYGDPLRDAELLERLSPLHKANDIRCPMLVAQGLTDPRVPPHESEQIVEALRNRNVPVEYLTFPDEGHGFLKRDNRRRVFLGVASFLAQHLRPEGAT
- a CDS encoding ABC transporter ATP-binding protein, translated to MSGITPAIEAVNLNISFGHGARTTRAVRDVSFRVGQGEAFGLIGESGSGKSTVLRALSGLNEQYEGALLLHGQELPHRRDKPFFRRTQMVFQDPYGSLHPRKMVNKVLLEPLTIHGLDRPQQRVDEALTAVGLGPAFRYRYPHELSGGQRQRVAIARCLILEPKILLLDEPTSALDVSVQAEILNLLARLRQERNLTYIMVSHDLAVVAHLCGRVAIMSQGEIVEELSVADLRAGRAEHPYSQTLLAASRSQRPAA
- a CDS encoding ABC transporter substrate-binding protein, which encodes MAQPRHQRLPAPRRAGLVASALVAVLLASGMARGATPGNALVMAWNIDAISTFDPAQIAEVVTNEIFSNTCDSLAAFDPADEKKVIPALAESWDVSPDGLKITFHLRDRLRFPSGEAATARDLAWSMQRVVRLGFGNAATLTDYGFTKENVEQMITAPDDRTLVMKLDKPYPIGLILQAVAANRVTALLDRKTIMAHEANGDLGNKYLATHTECVGPYRLRQWNSGDVVVLEANRDYWGPAPKLPRVIIRHVAEAGTQRLLLEKGDVDIARNLTPEDLRTLEDAKGITLARTRRPTMFYWGFNSADPIFASEKVRLAMRYLVDYDALQKTVMAYDGVARASFVPLGSFGALDEKEGQPFKLDTSRAKQLLAEAGYPDGFEASVIIGSSPYAAPIAQHIQANAAKVGVRLRLEQMANAQLFARHRGREFQSAMLGWGAGMPDAHANASRLIYNPDNRLEAKLTQFPSWRAAFMDEAANKVVEDAVMERDESRRAAMYEQLQRDMMQRGPAVFLFQTIYVAGVRDTVRDWTWNGFQTYYDRAAKN